The Pochonia chlamydosporia 170 chromosome 1, whole genome shotgun sequence genome window below encodes:
- a CDS encoding 60S ribosomal protein L27 (similar to Metarhizium acridum CQMa 102 XP_007808357.1) produces the protein MKFLKVGRVAIITRGRYAGKKVVIIQPIDNGNKPHPFGHAVVAGIERYPSKITRRMSKTRQEKRSKIKPFIKVINYNHLMPTRYTLELEGLKGAISGETFKEVSQREDAKKTVKKVLEERYTSGKNRWFFTPLRF, from the exons ATGAAGTTCCTCAAGGTCGGCCgagtcgccatcatcacccgCGGCCGATATGCCGGCAAGAAG gtcgtcatcatccagcccatcgacaacggcaacaagCCCCATCCCTTCGGGCACGCCGTCGTCGCCGGCATCGAGCGCTACCCCTCCAAGATCACCCGCCGCATGTCAAAGACGCGCCAGGAGAAGCGCTCCAAGATCAAGCCCTTCATCAAGGTCATCAACTACAACCACCTGATGCCCACGCGATACACCCTCGAGCTGGAGGGTCTCAAGGGCGCCATCTCCGGCGAGACCTTCAAGGAGGTCAGCCAGCGGGAGGATGCGAAGAAGACTGTCAagaaggtgttggaggagcgCTACACCAGCGGCAAGAACCGATGGTTCTTTACCCCTCTGC GATTTTAA